A genomic region of Zea mays cultivar B73 chromosome 6, Zm-B73-REFERENCE-NAM-5.0, whole genome shotgun sequence contains the following coding sequences:
- the LOC100275688 gene encoding uncharacterized protein isoform X1 produces the protein MVLQQMVRLKVLDLLISVLKEFLVLKGEAASAVHGKEGGDDPVLQAIAASLLQRKWKEFKQSDESWKEAPRNFVNLGGIDEDISAMVGILKRGLGVGCIHSWLSSNQMQRATATGGLPGAHMVATGQFRTPAMNAMVQEAHRHLAREASAHDAGTSIVCKRAVELLDGINKRFDLWCKLDQELPRTNQPSPHQEEGHESRDLTAVLRGDINRARQHDIYLAADHAIKQWRSFLTSVEKTHGHGHI, from the exons ATGGTCCTGCAGCAGATGGTCCGGTTGAAGGTGCTAGACTTGCTTATAAGCGTCCTGAAAGAATTCCTGGTCCTGAAGGGGGAGGCTGCTAGTGCCGTCCACGGGAAGGAAGGAGGAGATGACCCGGTCTTGCAGGCCATCGCAGCGAGCTTGCTGCAGAGGAAGTGGAAAGAGTTCAAGCAGTCCGATGAATCCTGGAAAGAAGCCCCGAGGAACTTCGTTAACCTGGGAGGCATCGACGAGGACATCAGCGCCATGGTGGGTATCCTGAAGCGGGGCTTGGGTGTTGGATGCATCCACTCATGGCTGTCGAGCAATCAGATGCAGCGCGCGACAGCTACAGGCGGCTTGCCAGGGGCTCACATGGTTGCAACAGGCCAATTCCGCACGCCAGCGATGAACGCAATGGTGCAGGAGGCCCATAGGCATTTGGCCAGGGAAGCATCTGCCCATGATGCGGGGACATCAATTGTTTGCAAGCGCGCCGTCGAGCTTCTAGATGGGATAAACAAGCGATTCGATCTCTGGTGCAAGCTGGACCAGGAATTGCCGCGCACGAACCAACCGTCACCACACCAGGAAGAAGGCCATGAGTCCCGTGACCTCACCGCCGTCCTACGGGGGGACATCAACCGAGCGAGGCAGCATGACATATACCTG GCTGCCGATCACGCGATCAAGCAATGGCGCAGCTTCCTCACATCCGTGGAGAAGACGCATGGCCACGGGCATATATGA
- the LOC100275688 gene encoding uncharacterized protein LOC100275688, protein MTLEKVRVSIATNPHILLIDSAHTFTLNGKAVVRVEAPSSMKNHAPIDLVTLININQSMSWPAASQTEIPSRLDLLKNAMKFIIRQLGDDDRLAIVAFNDKVIKENTTGILEISGSGRMAIEKKVDGLVAMGDTAFKPSLEHAVKLLDDRADKKRAGFIVLISDGLDGQSKWGDESITPTDPIRGLLRKYPVHTFGLGKAHDPKALHYIADISYGIYSSIVTDNLDKIIEAFAVCLAGFKTVVAVDACVDIWSNSLLITRIDPGGYILRGSSGGILVGTLYAGEVKDFIVYFSYRTGSWSGGYYTILNGINARVTYREAPGRQSTTTDTCSVSLPIHVANSSSPPANPCPPYPMVLQQMVRLKVLDLLISVLKEFLVLKGEAASAVHGKEGGDDPVLQAIAASLLQRKWKEFKQSDESWKEAPRNFVNLGGIDEDISAMVGILKRGLGVGCIHSWLSSNQMQRATATGGLPGAHMVATGQFRTPAMNAMVQEAHRHLAREASAHDAGTSIVCKRAVELLDGINKRFDLWCKLDQELPRTNQPSPHQEEGHESRDLTAVLRGDINRARQHDIYLAADHAIKQWRSFLTSVEKTHGHGHI, encoded by the exons ATGACCCTAGAGAAAGTCAGAGTAAGCATTGCCACAAACCCCCATATACTTCTGATAGACAGCGCACACACATTTACATTAAATGGGAAAGCAGTGGTGCGTGTTGAAGCACCCTCATCTATGAAGAACCATGCCCCCATTGACCTAGTCACGCTTATCAATATTAACCAAAGCATGAGCTGGCCAGCGGCATCACAAACAGAGATCCCATCAAGGTTGGATCTGCTGAAAAATGCCATGAAGTTCATAATAAGGCAGCTTGGTGATGACGACCGCCTTGCCATTGTAGCATTCAACGACAAGGTCATCAAAGAGAATACCACTGGCATTTTAGAAATATCTGGCAGTGGTCGGATGGCTATCGAAAAAAAGGTGGATGGGCTTGTGGCTATGGGTGACACTGCTTTTAAACCGAGCTTGGAGCATGCTGTGAAG CTCCTGGACGACCGAGCGGATAAGAAGCGTGCAGGCTTCATCGTTCTCATTTCGGATGGTCTAGACGGCCAGTCCAAATGGGGAGATGAGAGTATCACCCCCACGGATCCTATCCGAGGCCTCCTCCGAAAGTACCCAGTCCACACCTTCGGTTTGGGCAAGGCTCACGACCCAAAGGCGCTTCACTATATCGCTGATATATCCTATGGAATCTATTCCTCCATCGTCACCGACAACCTTGACAAGATCATCGAGGCATTCGCCGTCTGCTTAGCTGGGTTCAAGACCGTAGTAGCCGTCGACGCTTGCGTTGACATCTGGTCAAATAGTTTGCTGATAACAAGGATCGACCCTGGGGGTTACATACTCCGGGGGAGTTCCGGAGGCATCTTGGTTGGCACGCTCTATGCTGGGGAGGTGAAGGACTTCATTGTCTACTTTTCTTATCGTACCGGGAGTTGGTCGGGGGGTTACTATACAATTTTGAATGGGATTAATGCCAGGGTCACGTACAGGGAAGCGCCTGGCAGGCAGTCGACCACTACTGACACTTGCTCGGTGTCGCTCCCAATTCACGTGGCCAACAGCTCATCTCCTCCTGCAAACCCCTGCCCACCCTACCCCATGGTCCTGCAGCAGATGGTCCGGTTGAAGGTGCTAGACTTGCTTATAAGCGTCCTGAAAGAATTCCTGGTCCTGAAGGGGGAGGCTGCTAGTGCCGTCCACGGGAAGGAAGGAGGAGATGACCCGGTCTTGCAGGCCATCGCAGCGAGCTTGCTGCAGAGGAAGTGGAAAGAGTTCAAGCAGTCCGATGAATCCTGGAAAGAAGCCCCGAGGAACTTCGTTAACCTGGGAGGCATCGACGAGGACATCAGCGCCATGGTGGGTATCCTGAAGCGGGGCTTGGGTGTTGGATGCATCCACTCATGGCTGTCGAGCAATCAGATGCAGCGCGCGACAGCTACAGGCGGCTTGCCAGGGGCTCACATGGTTGCAACAGGCCAATTCCGCACGCCAGCGATGAACGCAATGGTGCAGGAGGCCCATAGGCATTTGGCCAGGGAAGCATCTGCCCATGATGCGGGGACATCAATTGTTTGCAAGCGCGCCGTCGAGCTTCTAGATGGGATAAACAAGCGATTCGATCTCTGGTGCAAGCTGGACCAGGAATTGCCGCGCACGAACCAACCGTCACCACACCAGGAAGAAGGCCATGAGTCCCGTGACCTCACCGCCGTCCTACGGGGGGACATCAACCGAGCGAGGCAGCATGACATATACCTG GCTGCCGATCACGCGATCAAGCAATGGCGCAGCTTCCTCACATCCGTGGAGAAGACGCATGGCCACGGGCATATATGA